From Pedobacter indicus, a single genomic window includes:
- a CDS encoding outer membrane beta-barrel family protein encodes MSFQPKQILKISTWLLLLFCFVANESQAQQNGSIRGQVVDETKNGLEFVAISLLKLPDSTFVEHAETAANGRFQFPAVAPGAYVIKTNYIGYDVAQRSVTIEAGDNENLGVINLSVDSKLLQEVVVEREAPAVQYELDRTVFNITSDVQAMSVNATEVLEQIPMVELDEEGTPSVMGQGLTVLIDGRPSRIYGDNIETVLKLIPSGVIEKVEVITSPSARYTTEEGGIVLNIVTKSKSLIGVSGIATMNATTNNRYSPSLNVNITRKKIGFNNSVSFDFDKEPTESRIYRENRVGDLFFTDQQRTGMDIDKDFSYNGNLFYNFNENNTVGVFFGIGRDTEDEEEVLLTRSYNSENEDISSYRRVIDGTENSWQYRGGIDYKRTFENENQVLDLQAYYSTRDDKDIEIFDQESEWEDLEYLQHQTSISEDEGFTFQGDYVHPFGENAMLEAGVRAEWETDANEFTPLEFDNELGEYVIDTELLNDYESREKEFTGYLMYRNSFDRLSVQAGARLEKAILKTEQRILNQSYENDFLNLIPTLNLSYRLKNEDNIKFSYSRRARRPWWRQLNPFVDYSNPEDIQSGNPDLDPELINSFEASYGKFINQFNLFGSVFYRHSNNPIQRVSTVDASGVTHTTYQNIGTENYYGLETGVSADVVPNWNVRLNIGLRKNEVLGFDRENSQMSFTGRFSTFFPIAAGFRGYAFVRYRGPRAIAQGTMKGMLISDAGIRKSFFNKKANFSVRVSDIFNQMQFSRTLEQENFFQTSDYKRQSRYVSFSISYIFGSLRDSGGRGDSDMDQGSGDMGGGMQGGMED; translated from the coding sequence ATGTCCTTTCAACCCAAACAGATCCTTAAAATTAGCACTTGGTTACTTCTTTTATTTTGTTTCGTTGCGAATGAATCACAAGCACAACAAAATGGATCGATTCGTGGGCAGGTTGTCGATGAGACAAAAAACGGATTGGAGTTCGTAGCGATATCGCTATTGAAACTTCCTGACTCTACATTTGTTGAGCATGCTGAAACGGCGGCCAATGGGCGCTTTCAATTTCCGGCTGTAGCCCCAGGAGCATATGTGATTAAGACCAATTACATTGGTTATGATGTTGCACAACGAAGTGTAACCATTGAAGCCGGAGACAATGAAAACCTTGGTGTGATTAATCTGTCGGTTGACAGTAAGCTGCTGCAAGAGGTAGTCGTAGAGCGTGAAGCTCCTGCGGTTCAATACGAATTAGATAGAACTGTCTTTAATATCACCTCAGATGTGCAGGCAATGAGTGTGAATGCGACCGAAGTTTTGGAGCAGATTCCGATGGTTGAACTGGATGAAGAAGGTACACCTAGTGTAATGGGACAAGGACTTACCGTGTTGATTGATGGTAGGCCTTCTAGGATTTATGGTGATAATATTGAAACTGTATTAAAGCTGATCCCTTCGGGTGTAATTGAAAAAGTAGAAGTGATCACAAGTCCGTCTGCGAGATATACAACCGAAGAGGGCGGAATCGTCTTGAATATCGTGACGAAAAGTAAGAGCCTGATTGGGGTAAGTGGGATTGCTACCATGAATGCTACAACAAATAATCGCTACTCGCCATCTTTGAATGTGAATATTACCAGAAAAAAAATAGGTTTTAATAACAGCGTTAGTTTTGATTTTGACAAGGAACCTACAGAAAGTCGGATCTATCGGGAAAACCGGGTTGGCGACTTGTTTTTTACAGATCAGCAACGTACCGGGATGGATATTGATAAAGACTTCTCGTACAATGGGAACCTTTTTTATAACTTCAATGAAAACAACACAGTTGGAGTGTTCTTTGGTATAGGAAGAGATACCGAAGATGAGGAGGAGGTGTTGTTAACACGTTCGTACAATAGTGAGAACGAAGATATCTCCTCTTATCGTCGTGTTATTGATGGGACAGAAAATTCTTGGCAGTATCGTGGAGGAATCGACTATAAGCGAACCTTCGAGAACGAGAATCAGGTGTTGGATCTTCAGGCTTACTATTCGACCCGTGATGATAAAGATATCGAGATATTCGATCAAGAAAGTGAATGGGAAGATTTGGAGTACCTTCAGCACCAGACTTCGATCAGTGAGGATGAAGGCTTTACCTTTCAGGGAGATTATGTTCATCCGTTTGGAGAAAATGCCATGTTAGAAGCCGGCGTGCGTGCAGAGTGGGAAACAGACGCAAACGAGTTTACACCGCTGGAGTTCGATAACGAATTGGGCGAGTATGTTATAGATACCGAATTGCTGAACGATTATGAATCGCGAGAGAAAGAGTTTACTGGTTATTTAATGTATCGCAATTCATTCGACAGACTGAGTGTTCAGGCGGGAGCGCGGCTGGAGAAAGCGATATTAAAAACGGAGCAGCGAATTTTGAATCAGTCGTACGAGAATGATTTTCTGAACCTGATCCCTACGTTAAACTTGTCTTATCGTTTGAAAAACGAAGACAATATCAAGTTTAGTTACAGCCGTCGAGCTCGCAGACCATGGTGGCGTCAACTGAACCCTTTTGTTGATTACTCAAATCCAGAGGATATTCAATCGGGAAACCCTGATCTGGATCCAGAACTTATCAATTCATTTGAAGCTAGTTACGGTAAATTTATCAATCAGTTCAATCTTTTTGGTTCTGTTTTCTATCGCCATAGCAATAATCCTATTCAACGGGTAAGTACGGTGGATGCCAGTGGTGTAACGCATACAACTTACCAAAATATTGGTACTGAAAACTACTATGGACTTGAAACGGGGGTCAGTGCAGATGTGGTTCCGAACTGGAATGTCCGATTGAATATTGGTCTGAGAAAGAATGAGGTATTAGGCTTTGATCGCGAAAATTCGCAAATGTCATTTACCGGACGGTTTTCAACGTTTTTTCCCATCGCTGCCGGATTTAGAGGGTATGCATTTGTTCGCTATCGGGGGCCGCGTGCTATTGCGCAAGGAACCATGAAGGGCATGCTGATTAGCGATGCCGGAATCCGTAAATCTTTTTTCAATAAGAAGGCTAATTTCTCAGTTCGGGTTTCAGATATTTTCAACCAAATGCAGTTTTCCAGAACCTTGGAACAAGAAAACTTTTTCCAGACAAGTGATTATAAAAGACAGTCGCGCTACGTGTCTTTCAGTATCAGCTATATCTTTGGAAGTTTGAGAGATAGCGGTGGTAGAGGTGACAGCGATATGGATCAGGGTTCGGGTGATATGGGAGGCGGTATGCAAGGCGGAATGGAAGATTAA
- a CDS encoding endonuclease/exonuclease/phosphatase family protein: MKRIYTTLLLLLVISASVVAQELKVATYNLRYANTSDTGNLWPDRAPYVGALIRFHDFDVFGTQEALNSQLVDLNEMLPDYARYGVGRDDGETGGEHSAIFYKKEKFTLLDKGDFWLAENPDVPGKGWDATCCNRIVSWVNLKDNKSGKQFFFFSAHYDHQGKVARRESSKLVLEKIKEIAKGKPVILVGDLNADHESEPYEILQDSELLDDSYTLADDPYHNNGSFSGFKTSNNMTIIDHIFITKGIEVDKWGVLTDTYFGKYPSDHFPVMSIIRLP, encoded by the coding sequence ATGAAACGGATATATACAACCCTTCTACTCTTATTGGTTATTAGCGCATCTGTTGTTGCGCAGGAACTTAAAGTAGCGACCTATAATCTCAGGTATGCGAACACAAGCGACACAGGAAATCTATGGCCAGATCGTGCGCCTTATGTTGGTGCTCTGATTCGATTTCATGATTTTGATGTTTTTGGGACGCAGGAGGCGCTAAACTCACAGTTAGTTGATTTAAATGAAATGCTTCCTGATTACGCACGCTATGGCGTGGGGCGTGATGATGGGGAAACAGGAGGCGAGCATTCGGCGATCTTTTATAAAAAAGAAAAGTTTACATTGCTGGATAAAGGCGACTTTTGGTTAGCTGAAAACCCCGATGTGCCGGGTAAAGGTTGGGATGCAACATGTTGTAATCGAATTGTATCTTGGGTTAATTTAAAGGATAATAAGTCAGGAAAGCAGTTTTTCTTTTTCAGCGCTCATTATGATCATCAAGGAAAGGTGGCGAGAAGAGAAAGCAGTAAGTTGGTATTGGAAAAGATTAAAGAGATTGCCAAGGGTAAGCCGGTTATTCTGGTTGGAGACCTTAATGCGGATCATGAAAGTGAACCCTATGAGATCCTACAGGATTCAGAGCTACTGGATGATTCTTATACCTTAGCAGACGACCCATATCATAATAATGGAAGTTTTAGTGGCTTTAAGACGTCGAATAATATGACTATTATCGATCATATTTTTATCACCAAAGGTATTGAAGTTGATAAGTGGGGCGTGTTGACGGATACCTATTTCGGGAAGTACCCTTCAGATCACTTTCCGGTAATGAGCATCATTAGACTTCCTTAG
- a CDS encoding MFS transporter, with protein sequence MADNNWSILFSKENRAKTGALAGGLGIHAINIYLVTTILPSVVEDIGGMEFYSWNSTLFVLTSILGSFLSVRLLNTYGPRRSFQLSIAIFIAGTLACTLAPTMYVMLIGRTVQGFGGGLLMALSYSMVRVVYSEALWPRAMALLSGIWGVAALSGPFIGGIFAELDIWRMAFGAIVIFSIILLFLISKVFPRRHQLSKQNTAIPFGKLILLSIAILCLSFGSLTSNLTFNLTGLLISFIFIFIIVRLEKNSTSRLLPRGAYTFRSTLGVVYAAMALLILCTNPEIYIPYFFQEIHQYAPLKAGYLTVIISLGWTAASIRFSGVAKSQVYNIIRLGPLCMFVGILMLAFLLPSPFGRSSLGFILTCMGLALTGIGIGLGWPHLLTLVLSSAKKGDEDQASTSITSIQLIATAFGTAFAGIITNLAGINEPGGLEGAQSAAFWLFILFAIFPLLCLFIVSSYLKKPDRV encoded by the coding sequence ATGGCAGACAACAATTGGAGTATCTTATTTTCTAAAGAAAACCGAGCTAAAACAGGCGCCTTGGCTGGCGGACTCGGTATTCACGCCATCAATATCTATCTCGTTACTACCATTTTACCTTCTGTCGTTGAAGATATCGGCGGAATGGAGTTTTACTCTTGGAACTCCACCTTGTTCGTTCTTACCTCAATCCTCGGATCATTTCTATCTGTCAGACTCTTAAACACCTATGGTCCACGGAGATCCTTTCAACTGTCCATCGCCATCTTTATCGCAGGAACACTTGCCTGCACACTTGCCCCGACAATGTATGTGATGTTGATAGGAAGAACCGTTCAGGGGTTTGGGGGAGGATTATTGATGGCACTTTCCTATTCTATGGTACGGGTGGTATACAGTGAGGCTTTATGGCCAAGGGCCATGGCGCTTTTGTCAGGTATATGGGGAGTAGCCGCTCTATCGGGTCCATTTATCGGCGGAATATTTGCAGAATTAGATATTTGGCGGATGGCTTTCGGCGCAATCGTTATATTTTCGATCATCCTTTTATTCCTTATTTCAAAAGTATTCCCGCGGCGGCATCAACTCTCCAAGCAGAACACAGCAATACCATTCGGTAAACTGATATTGCTAAGTATTGCCATCCTCTGTTTGTCGTTCGGTAGCCTCACATCGAATTTAACGTTCAACCTCACAGGTTTGCTGATCTCGTTCATCTTCATCTTCATTATCGTCAGACTCGAGAAAAACTCAACGAGCCGGCTATTACCACGCGGCGCATATACATTTCGCAGCACACTGGGTGTTGTTTATGCTGCGATGGCTCTGTTAATTTTATGCACGAATCCTGAAATCTATATTCCCTATTTCTTTCAGGAAATCCATCAGTATGCGCCCCTAAAAGCAGGCTATCTGACGGTTATCATTTCTTTAGGATGGACGGCCGCATCCATTCGGTTTTCAGGAGTAGCTAAAAGTCAGGTATATAATATTATTAGACTAGGCCCTTTATGTATGTTTGTTGGCATACTCATGCTGGCATTTTTATTACCCTCACCTTTCGGAAGAAGTAGCCTGGGCTTTATATTGACTTGTATGGGACTAGCATTAACAGGTATCGGTATCGGACTCGGTTGGCCTCACCTTCTTACACTTGTTCTCTCGTCAGCAAAAAAGGGCGATGAAGACCAAGCATCTACTTCTATCACGTCGATACAGCTGATTGCAACTGCATTCGGAACAGCATTCGCCGGAATCATCACAAATTTAGCGGGGATCAATGAGCCCGGCGGCTTAGAAGGAGCTCAATCTGCGGCCTTTTGGCTATTCATTCTTTTTGCAATCTTCCCTCTGCTATGCCTTTTTATCGTGAGTTCGTATTTAAAAAAGCCCGACAGAGTGTAA
- a CDS encoding RNA polymerase sigma factor codes for MNNYESYTDTELASLLAHGDESAYIECYNRYWKNLFIHACRMLRDEDQAMDIVQDIYSNLWNKRDSLIVNSSIKTYLYTSVRNHVINVINKGKQKDKYLDSIAAFAQKGESSTDDYVHFKDLVERIDREVDKFSPRMKTIFVLSREDGMSNKDIAEKLEITDHTVKKTINRALKLLRTQISSFF; via the coding sequence ATGAACAATTATGAATCGTATACAGATACTGAATTAGCAAGTCTTCTGGCTCATGGAGACGAGTCGGCATATATTGAGTGCTATAATCGTTACTGGAAAAATTTATTTATACATGCCTGTAGAATGCTTCGTGATGAGGACCAAGCGATGGATATTGTACAGGATATTTATTCAAACCTTTGGAATAAAAGAGACTCGTTGATTGTTAATTCCTCTATCAAAACGTATTTGTATACATCTGTTAGAAACCATGTCATCAATGTGATAAATAAAGGCAAACAAAAGGATAAGTATTTGGATTCTATCGCTGCCTTTGCGCAAAAGGGAGAATCTTCCACGGATGACTATGTTCACTTTAAAGACCTGGTTGAACGGATTGACAGAGAGGTTGATAAATTTTCGCCACGAATGAAAACTATATTCGTTCTTAGTCGTGAAGACGGGATGTCTAATAAGGATATCGCTGAAAAATTAGAGATAACGGATCATACTGTTAAAAAAACAATAAACAGAGCTTTAAAGCTACTCCGAACCCAAATCTCTTCTTTCTTTTAG
- a CDS encoding FecR family protein, with protein sequence MNKKNAEELINKYLEGTCSPEEKSLVERWYNHATDEHHLMPSNRNIDEIGDEIFQRLPVKRKSRISIFYRSIVAAVFLAATTFVINSFLKDQNEVAVIDRDLESILPGGNKAYLTLEDGSRVLLDELDEGKSLQQLGVSISKTEEGQLVYSIDEKPESEPKIVRYNTISTPRGGQYQILLPDGTKVWLNAESSLTYPTTFSSLGERKVVLRGEAYFEVMTNEKMPFLVHAISPDSSLSQNIEVLGTHFNINAYGDGGILKTTLVEGSVKVRSGDQQAILKPNQQSNVDGNNLNIKNMDADVAIAWKNGYFMFEDERIEDIMLRIARWYDVEVDFQHVDKTQVFSGTISKFEDVKSVLNLLELTGGVHFKIQQKKIIVN encoded by the coding sequence ATGAATAAAAAAAATGCAGAGGAACTAATTAATAAATACTTGGAGGGTACCTGCAGTCCGGAAGAAAAGTCTTTGGTAGAACGGTGGTATAATCATGCAACAGATGAGCATCATTTGATGCCTTCGAACAGAAATATAGACGAAATTGGGGATGAGATTTTTCAGCGACTTCCCGTAAAGAGAAAAAGTAGGATAAGTATTTTCTATCGTTCAATTGTCGCTGCTGTATTCTTGGCTGCGACCACCTTTGTCATCAATTCGTTCCTTAAGGATCAAAATGAGGTTGCTGTCATCGATAGGGATCTGGAATCAATTCTCCCGGGAGGAAACAAGGCATATTTGACCTTAGAAGATGGAAGCCGTGTTTTATTAGACGAACTGGATGAAGGAAAGAGTTTGCAACAATTGGGCGTGTCGATTTCTAAGACGGAAGAGGGGCAATTAGTTTATTCGATAGATGAAAAGCCGGAGAGTGAGCCCAAAATAGTGAGGTATAACACCATATCGACTCCACGAGGAGGGCAATACCAAATTCTATTGCCCGATGGTACAAAAGTTTGGCTGAATGCAGAATCTTCGCTTACCTATCCCACAACGTTCTCGTCTCTAGGTGAACGGAAGGTTGTATTAAGAGGCGAAGCATATTTTGAAGTAATGACTAACGAAAAGATGCCGTTCTTGGTCCATGCGATTTCGCCCGATAGCTCACTATCACAAAATATAGAAGTTCTCGGTACGCATTTTAATATTAATGCTTACGGAGATGGTGGTATATTAAAGACCACCCTCGTCGAGGGTTCTGTCAAAGTGAGGAGCGGCGATCAACAGGCTATATTGAAACCCAACCAGCAGAGTAATGTCGACGGTAATAACCTTAACATTAAGAACATGGACGCCGACGTCGCAATAGCGTGGAAGAATGGCTATTTTATGTTTGAGGATGAAAGGATTGAAGATATTATGTTGAGAATTGCGCGATGGTACGACGTAGAAGTGGATTTTCAGCATGTGGACAAGACGCAGGTCTTTTCTGGCACTATTTCGAAATTTGAAGACGTGAAAAGCGTGTTAAACTTGCTTGAACTAACTGGGGGTGTGCATTTTAAGATCCAACAGAAAAAAATTATTGTAAATTGA
- a CDS encoding TonB-dependent receptor, whose translation MKFINAIGLSHRRWLAQIMRIMKLIVFLMAISFLQVSGETLAQKVTLKQENIALKDVFNHIRDQTGYDVLWQSGKLNDRERVDVDFQEVDLKEVLSSVLTPKDLAYTIVDKTVVVRPRPRSTVPTYEKRSQQSVSGVVQDSLGVTLPGASVMIKGTNVGTQTDGSGRFSFPALDEDVVLVVSFTGFVTQEVPRRGRTSITVVLKEDPAELGEVVVVAFGTQKKTDMVGAVTTIKPSDLRVPSSNLTTALAGQAAGVIAYQRSGEPGQDNADFFIRGVTSFGTGKVDPLILIDGVELGVTELARLRPDDIESFSIMKDATSTALYGARGANGVIFVTTKQGKEGTPTISFRAESSLSEPTANVELADPVDFMKLYNDALISRNPFEPPLYSQEKIDATEQGLHPILFPAVDWRDELFKDQTFNHRYNLNVSGGGKVARYYVAGSYAQDNGVLKVNGINNFNNNINLKSYTLRANVNIDLTKSTELIVRLNGNFDDYVGPIEGGSAIYNKVIRTNPVDFAPYYPIDDSHRHIQHIMFGGLADRSFLNPYADMVKGYKDYTRSLMMAQMELKQDLSAITEGLNVRAMFNTNRISRFDIERSYKPFFYDLEYFDRRTGDYEIYSFNETSGTEFLDFGVNEGLRQQSSVFYMETALNYARVFNEKHSWSGLLVAIMRSNMDAKASSLQLSLPSRNLGVSGRATYAYDSRYFLEFNFGYNGSERFHENKRWGFFPSAGVAWSISNEKFWEPMKNTINNFRIRGTYGLVGNDEIGSASDRFFYLSEVNMAAGNRGFTFGREGGRSISGVNVTRYANEGVTWETSYKSNLALELGLFNKVNIQADFFSERRTNILMNRADIPTTMGLTAPVRANVGEASGRGMDISLDYSHSFQNGMWLQARANYTYATSKYRVYEEPVYEREWWKSRIGQPLGQLYGYIAERLFVDDAEVQNSPQQNFGSQNIAGDIKYKDINGDGQITTLDQVPIGFPTVPEIVYGGGFSFGWKGFDLSMFLQGSAQSSFWTGGVVDGVAGPINVQPFVGGKQVLQAFADSHYSLDNPDIYALWPRLSTENQANNMQLSTWWLNDGSFLRLKQVELGYSIPEHLTKRISAKNLRFYLSGTNLFLLSGFKLWDIEMGGNGLGYPLQRVVNLGVNMTF comes from the coding sequence ATGAAATTTATTAATGCTATCGGGCTGTCTCACCGCAGGTGGTTGGCTCAAATCATGCGTATTATGAAACTCATTGTCTTCTTAATGGCCATTTCTTTTTTACAAGTGAGTGGGGAGACCCTTGCACAGAAAGTGACGCTCAAGCAGGAGAATATAGCCTTGAAAGATGTTTTCAATCATATCAGAGACCAAACCGGATACGATGTCTTGTGGCAGTCTGGAAAACTCAATGATCGTGAACGGGTAGACGTTGATTTTCAGGAAGTAGACTTGAAGGAAGTATTGAGCTCAGTACTGACACCGAAAGACTTGGCATATACGATTGTAGATAAGACGGTGGTTGTAAGGCCGCGTCCACGGTCAACCGTGCCAACTTACGAAAAGCGGAGTCAACAAAGCGTGTCTGGGGTCGTTCAGGATTCATTAGGTGTAACATTGCCGGGAGCTTCTGTAATGATCAAAGGAACAAATGTAGGAACTCAGACTGATGGTAGTGGTCGATTTTCCTTTCCTGCCCTCGATGAGGACGTTGTATTGGTTGTATCATTTACAGGCTTTGTTACTCAGGAGGTTCCCCGTCGAGGCAGAACTTCAATTACTGTTGTTTTAAAAGAAGATCCAGCAGAACTGGGAGAGGTTGTGGTTGTTGCATTTGGTACACAGAAGAAAACGGATATGGTGGGTGCGGTTACTACTATCAAGCCGTCGGATCTGCGTGTTCCGTCAAGTAATCTTACAACTGCTTTAGCAGGACAAGCAGCGGGTGTTATCGCTTATCAACGAAGTGGGGAGCCTGGGCAAGATAATGCTGACTTCTTTATTCGAGGGGTTACTTCATTTGGTACGGGAAAAGTGGATCCTTTGATTTTAATTGATGGTGTAGAGTTGGGAGTTACGGAATTGGCACGTCTCCGACCAGATGATATTGAAAGTTTTTCAATCATGAAAGATGCGACTTCGACTGCGCTCTATGGTGCCCGAGGGGCAAATGGGGTTATTTTTGTTACAACCAAGCAGGGTAAAGAAGGAACTCCAACAATATCGTTTCGAGCAGAGAGTTCTCTTTCCGAACCAACTGCGAATGTCGAATTAGCCGATCCGGTAGATTTTATGAAGCTCTATAACGATGCATTAATATCGAGAAATCCATTTGAGCCTCCTCTGTATTCTCAAGAAAAAATCGATGCCACTGAACAAGGCCTTCATCCGATTCTATTTCCGGCAGTCGACTGGCGCGATGAATTATTTAAAGATCAAACTTTCAATCATCGCTATAATCTGAATGTAAGTGGAGGGGGAAAGGTGGCGAGATATTATGTCGCAGGTTCATATGCACAAGACAATGGTGTGCTAAAAGTCAATGGTATTAACAATTTTAATAATAATATAAACTTAAAAAGTTACACGTTGAGAGCAAATGTTAATATTGATTTAACTAAATCAACTGAACTAATCGTCCGTTTAAACGGTAACTTCGATGATTATGTGGGGCCGATTGAGGGTGGGTCAGCTATATACAATAAGGTTATTCGAACTAACCCGGTAGACTTTGCTCCGTATTATCCAATTGATGATTCGCACCGTCATATACAACATATTATGTTTGGCGGTTTGGCTGATCGTTCATTTTTGAATCCATACGCCGACATGGTGAAGGGATACAAAGATTATACTAGATCTTTAATGATGGCACAAATGGAGTTAAAGCAGGATCTATCTGCAATAACTGAGGGCTTAAATGTTCGAGCAATGTTTAATACAAATCGAATATCTAGATTTGATATTGAACGCTCATATAAACCCTTTTTCTATGACCTAGAATACTTTGATCGACGGACTGGTGACTATGAGATATATTCCTTTAATGAAACTTCCGGAACTGAGTTTTTAGATTTCGGAGTAAACGAAGGCCTGAGACAACAGTCTTCCGTTTTTTACATGGAAACTGCATTGAATTATGCCAGAGTATTTAATGAGAAGCATTCTTGGAGCGGTTTACTTGTTGCGATTATGCGTTCCAACATGGATGCAAAAGCGAGCAGCCTTCAATTATCTCTTCCTTCACGAAATTTAGGGGTTTCTGGACGAGCAACCTATGCTTACGATAGCCGTTATTTTCTCGAGTTTAATTTCGGATATAACGGCTCGGAGCGATTTCATGAGAATAAACGCTGGGGGTTTTTCCCGTCAGCTGGGGTAGCTTGGAGCATATCGAATGAAAAGTTCTGGGAGCCAATGAAGAATACGATTAATAATTTTCGTATTAGAGGCACCTATGGTCTTGTAGGAAATGATGAAATCGGATCAGCCTCTGATCGATTCTTTTATCTTTCTGAAGTAAACATGGCGGCGGGTAACCGGGGATTTACTTTTGGGCGAGAGGGGGGTAGATCAATCAGCGGCGTAAATGTTACGAGATATGCAAATGAAGGTGTAACATGGGAAACTTCTTATAAAAGTAACCTCGCTCTTGAGTTAGGATTATTTAATAAAGTAAATATCCAAGCCGATTTCTTTTCCGAAAGAAGAACGAATATTTTAATGAATCGGGCTGATATTCCAACTACAATGGGATTAACAGCGCCTGTACGAGCAAATGTGGGTGAAGCTTCTGGTCGAGGAATGGATATATCTCTTGATTATTCGCATAGCTTCCAAAATGGTATGTGGTTACAAGCACGAGCAAACTATACTTATGCCACTAGTAAATATCGTGTATATGAAGAACCAGTTTACGAAAGGGAGTGGTGGAAATCTAGGATTGGACAACCATTAGGACAGCTTTATGGTTACATTGCAGAGCGCTTGTTTGTCGACGATGCAGAGGTTCAGAATTCACCTCAACAAAATTTTGGCTCACAAAATATAGCGGGAGATATAAAGTATAAAGATATCAATGGTGATGGACAGATCACTACTTTAGATCAGGTGCCGATAGGATTTCCTACAGTGCCGGAGATCGTATATGGTGGTGGGTTTTCCTTTGGTTGGAAAGGATTCGATCTATCAATGTTTTTACAAGGGTCAGCTCAATCTTCATTTTGGACTGGAGGTGTTGTTGATGGAGTAGCCGGCCCTATAAATGTTCAGCCTTTTGTTGGTGGAAAACAAGTATTACAAGCTTTTGCTGACAGTCATTACTCATTAGATAATCCGGATATCTATGCTTTGTGGCCGCGACTAAGCACCGAGAATCAAGCTAATAATATGCAGTTGAGTACATGGTGGTTGAATGACGGATCTTTTCTTCGTTTAAAACAAGTTGAATTAGGTTATTCTATACCAGAGCATCTTACTAAAAGGATTTCAGCTAAGAACCTTCGTTTTTATTTGAGTGGAACAAATTTATTTTTATTAAGTGGATTTAAATTATGGGATATAGAAATGGGTGGAAATGGCTTAGGGTATCCCTTGCAAAGAGTTGTAAATCTGGGTGTTAATATGACATTTTAA